The following coding sequences lie in one Candidatus Binataceae bacterium genomic window:
- the ndk gene encoding nucleoside-diphosphate kinase, with protein sequence MERTLAILKPDAVKRHLIGPILKAIEDHGLRLCAMRLIHLSRTQAQTFYEVHKARPFYDSLCAYMSSGPVVVAVLEGEGAIARWRELMGATDPKKATAGTIRAQFGVDVEQNAVHGSDGPDTAANEIPFFFSRLDLV encoded by the coding sequence ATGGAAAGAACGCTCGCCATTCTCAAACCCGATGCAGTCAAGCGCCATCTAATCGGCCCGATCCTCAAGGCCATTGAGGACCACGGCTTGCGCCTGTGCGCGATGCGCTTGATCCATCTGAGCCGCACTCAAGCCCAGACCTTTTACGAGGTTCATAAAGCGCGTCCGTTCTATGACTCCCTGTGCGCATACATGTCCTCGGGCCCGGTCGTGGTCGCGGTGCTGGAAGGCGAGGGTGCGATCGCGCGCTGGCGCGAGCTGATGGGCGCGACCGATCCAAAAAAAGCCACCGCCGGCACCATTCGCGCGCAATTCGGAGTCGATGTGGAGCAAAATGCGGTTCACGGCTCGGACGGTCCGGATACCGCGGCCAACGAAATTCCCTTCTTTTTCAGCCGTCTCGATCTGGTCTAG